Below is a window of Trichosurus vulpecula isolate mTriVul1 chromosome 4, mTriVul1.pri, whole genome shotgun sequence DNA.
GTTACAACATGAAGAAACGAGGAGAAACGAGGAACGTGATGCTGGAATGGGAGCCACAGGGCCCAGGCTGGGGTTTTAGCTAATGAATCACACGCACTCTTACCTCCTCCTTCAGACAGATATAAGGGGAACACATGAAGATGGTGGAGGCGggtaagagaaacagagaaatacaaaaatcGTTTACTCAGTACATCCAAAGCTTGTGGGGAAAATATAGCCACTGATCTCTGTCCACTCTGACTATAAGAAATACCTTCAGAAATGTCAAGTTTCTCATCACTGAGTGTAATTCCAAGATCTTATGGTTGCTGAATGAACAAGGACTACAGGACCGAGTGAGATTCTTAAACCTTACAAGGCAATAAactaaaatagaataaaaagcaTTAGCATTTAATTCATGGGAGATGTCTGATTTTTCTCGTGTTAGGctttttccttcaagactcacccaAGAAAAAGGCTTCTCAAATGTTTCCCTGATGAGTCTCTTCCCAACGTTACATTTATAACGATGTCCAGACAAGGTGAATGCCGTACTAGAATAAATGCAACCGTGCTTCACAGACCCAAAGTCCTCCACTCTACCAGTCCGTCCTTCCATTAGGGAAACACTCCACAGAAGgttttttaaaaggtcaaattCTGAAGTTCTCTAGCAATATGAAAAAACAATCAGAATGGCTTGTCTGAGCAGTAGAGGCAAGTCTGGAATCCTTAACAAACTAAGAAAAACTGCAACCAGGCTCCATATTAAAGTAAACAAGTAAACTGAGCAAGCAGTGCCttaattctatcttttttttgtgtgtgtgggaaATACTGTTGGTGGTTGAGTGGGTTTAGTGGGATGTTGAGCCCTGTGATCTTGTAAATCTGAGGCAACTCTGCCCAGGAGATACGGGTAGGCTCTTAGAAACACTGAATTGTTGAAATGGTTTGGACACTTCACACAAGCAAAGGCTGAAAAAAAGCCTACTGAGAAAACGGGTACCAAGCATCAGGAAATTCATCTTGTACGCAGAAGTGGAGGGAGGAGACAGCAAGTAGTTGTTTTTAAACAATTACTGTTTCCATCTCTAGGACGTTCAGGAGTCATCCACAAAGTTATCACTGAGAAGATTCAAATTAAAGGACAGTTCTTGAAAAAGAACCAGGGGCAGGATGAGCACATAATGAACACTCCGGGCTTCAAACGTCTTTGCCCGGTTCTTGACAACGGACACCCTTTCTCCCGAGTGATATTTTCCCCTGGCTAAGCCATTCTGCTCTTTGCTAGGCTTTTTCCAAAATTCCTCCTTCTTCAAGTAAGAGAGCTGCATGGAGCTCTACCATGCCTCAAGGTTAGTGGCAGATGAATTAATTAGAGGCAATCCTTCCCTGGCTAGGCTTGGGAAGCTCAAATCTTGCGTATTTTCTTAAAGTGAATGATGATAAATTTCCTTCTTAAGCTTTTGCTTCTAAGGAAGCAGTGCGTTTATGTTATTTATCCGTGATGTATCTATGGATTACATTTCCTGAATATTCTCcttttgtcctgcttggatctatTTTTGGTTTAAGATGCCTGGGGGACCCAGAGGACATTCTTTTTTgctaagcagaaaaaaaaatacactgtaAAAGTGAACATGAATGGCTAGAAGGCAACTCGCATGTTATGATATGTTTTGGACTGCAATGGAGAGGGCTTGCTTCTAGGATTTCACCTAATGACAAGCAGCTCACAGgtcttaggagttacatataaggaaaccaaGCTTTGGAGAACTTGTGGCTTATAGGTAGGCCTCTAGGTGAGGTCCAAATAGACATCTCTGTGGAAATGATCCACTAGAGAAAAAGtccctttgttttcctttcactaccaggcaattaaaaaaaaaagttatatgtcCTTAGGCAAACAATGTAGAAGTACCAGAAGGCCAACATTTTGACATGACCCAGTGCTAAGAtaaccccccccacacacacacacacaaaaggctaAAAATGCACATAAATTATGAGTATCTTACAAATAGGACTGCCTCCTCTTACCAAAAAACAGAGTACCACAGGCTGTAAACACGGAAAAGTCTTCCCTTTTGCATTTGTAAATGCCAATTATTTGCCAAAATATCCGGAATACCAGCCTGGATTAGTTTTCTAGGCAGAAAAGCCTTCCTGGCATATCACTCTCCCTACCTGGCTGGCCAGTGAGAATCCATGGACCTCGGACTCCAGGCTCTCTGGTCTTTTGCAGCCTGAGTAACTCTGAGTATTTATTTATACAAGCATGGCTGTTTGTACCTTCCTGCTAATATATAAAAAGAGAACTGTTTATTACAGGCTTCATGAGAAGCCAGTCAGGTTACAGGAGGGCAACTTAAGGCGATGAAGGCAAGGAATAATTTCATGTCTGTTTCCATGGCCCATTTTTCAGGTATGGCTTTGCTTTCTGACAAAGTAAGTGGGACACTCCCAGGTATGTATCCCAGGGATACATACTATCCAGATGTAGGCAGGCTGCCCTTTGTGGAACAGATGTGGGGCTAAACAAAAAAAGCTgggtgatttaaaaaagaaattggatgACATGCTATCTGCATTAGCCAAGCTCCCTAACTCTGTTAAATCTTTTCATAGAATGTtgtactccccacccccactacttTACTTCATTTCTTGTAACTCAGGCTTTTCACCTATTGTTTATTTCAAATGGGGCACACCTGTACAAGAGGCAGTTTTGGGTATCTGGATAAGACCAATAGGAGTTTGTCTCTgtcagggaagagggaaggaacttGGCCCACATTGCTGAAGGGTTTTCTTTTCATATCTGCAAACTCAGGACTCCTTCTTGTCCTCCCTCTATGACTGAAGTCCTCCCTACAGCATGAGGCACTTTTATTAAGAACTGCATCTATTAGAACTTTAAACACATGGCAACACAAAGTCTGCTGACCAAAGTAATAACACTAGCCAAGTGCTAGGCATTATCTATTACAgcttttttcctttaatataaAAGTATAACTGCAGAGATCAAatgtacaaatacaaaagaaaattagCATACTAAAAATGTACCATAATACTGTACATAAAAAACTGTTCAACAAGAATGATTTAAATATATCTGTTCTGTTCCAGATCTGGAAGACACAAGGGTAAAGTCTGCAACCGTGTTATTGCTGAGAACATGAGCCCGGGACGCTCTGTGtcccttctctcccactccccagTCTCCCCCTCCTGGCCCCAAGTCCCCCAAGCTCGGATCATCGGCCAACATGAAACCTCCCTGAAGATAACCAGAGCCAAATGTTTACTCAATGGAAGTCATTATTCAGTGAGCCGCTTGCTGCTTACCCTAAACGAGGAGAAGCACCAGTTATAGCCTGGCCAAGATTAAATCCAGACAGAGTTCTTCCCATCCCCGGATTTGCTACTGGCACTGCTTTTGTTGGAGCCGGCTTTGGAGCCAGCTTTGGACTTTTTTTCCCGGGGGCCATGGCGGTTGTTCTGGTGGTTGTAGGCCTGGATGGCGAGATCCAAGCGCTCCTGGGCCACTTTGATTTCTCGCTGCAGCATCTCCAGGTCCGCGGGGAGGTTCTCCTCGTTGCTCCCATACTGCTGCTCCTGAGCGATGTTGGCCTTGTTCTGCTTGTAGGCAATCTTAGCGTTGGACAGTTCGGTGTACTGGATTTGATCGGGTTTGACCACAATGTTATAGCCAGGTGGAGCAGATGGAGTATTCCAAGTGAAAGGATAATTATAAGCACCTGAATCTTCCAGTTCTCTCCTTTTGCTATTTAGTGAGTCACGTATAGTCCCAAACCCCAAGTGGAGCATTTCCCAAATGTTAAGGATCAGACAGAGGCCTGTCACACCATACATTATCAGCAGGAAGATGGTCTTTTCAGTGGGCCTAGAAATGAAGCAGTCTATTTTATGAGGGCAGGGGACTCTGCTGCACACATAAAATGGGCGGACCTGGAAGCCATACAGAAGATACTGCCCCACCAGGAAACCCACCTCAAACAAGGTCCTTGCTAGCAGCTGCAGCACATAGATCTTCATGAGCCCATCTTCCCGAATCCGCCGCCGGCCATCATGCTTGGGTTTAGGCTGACTCTGCTCCTTGTTCTCCTTTTCACTTTCTAATTCCATCTCTGGGTACATCATGGGGTCTTCCTCATGGTCCTCCTCGGTTTCTTCCAGGCCCCGGTGCTGCTTCCAGCGCATTGCATAGGGCTTGCTCCGCACTGCCTTCTTGTCTGCCTCTCCGTGCTCCATCTTGGCAATCTTGTGAATGGCATAGCCCAGATACATCACCGAGGGGGTAGCCACAAGGATGATCTGGAATACCCAAAAGCGGACGTGGGACAGAGGGGCAAAAGCATCGTAGCAGACGTTCTCACAGCCCGGCTGCTCTGTGTTGCATACAAACTTGCTTTGCTCGTCATAGTAGATGGACTCCCCACCCACAGCAGTGAGTACGATCCGGAAGACTATCAATATGGTGAGCCAAATCTTTCCCACGAATGTGGAATGGTTGTGGATCTCCTCTAATAGTCGAGTCAGGAAGCTCCAACTCATGGTGACTGGATTGGCTTACCCTGCACACAAAGGAGGAGAACTGAACAGCAAAATCTACAAGTGTTTAAAAACTCGAAGAAATTCACTTTACTGGGAAGGACAAAAGAACTATCCCCATCCTTATTCAGGACCAGTTAATCTAAACTCAAGGAACACACATTAAAGCAAATCGTGGTGTAAATGGTATTTTGCCCTTCACCCCCTGGGGCCAATCCAATTCAGTTCAACCATAAGGGTTTACATTTGAATCAAAATGGCCCTACATAGCTTGGATGGTTCTAGGTATTGCCTAGTCTCGAAATTACCTTCATAATTCCAAACCTGAGTCAGGCTGGACCTGAACTGACTTTCAGCTCTTTGGCCCTGGTCTCCCCAGATTCCAGAGAACAATACTAGGGATGGCATGAAACCAGACTAATctcaggaaaaagaagaaaatagtgaaTTCCCATGTCAGTATTCTATTCAAATTTTGGATTTCAAAGGCACCTAGAATCTGCTAGGTTCTACTGGGATCTTTTCAATATTCATCATCAGCCATAAGGTAACTGCTAGATGATAAATTCTTTAGCTACGCCAACCCGTGAAACAAAGATCTTTGTTGTTCATTAAATATTGCCAACTAAACATCATCTGTTTAACACTTAAGGATCTAACTGCAATGGTTACTTCTATCTAATACATATACGAAGAAGCTGGGTTCTTAAAAGAGGACAACAGGTTTCTTAACAGGACCTCACTCCACAGTAAGAGTCCATTAACAACCAATAAACTATATGTCCTTTCAGGAGCGGCTGAAATGTGGGACCAGGCAGCAAAGCGTTAAAGGGAGCTAAGGAAATGGTACAGCTGGAAATCATTAGCAACAATCAAGAgctgaaatttaaagaaaaaaagaaactaaggggaGACTCACCCCTCTGCACCCCCTGGCTAGCCTGCCTCATATGGCAGAATCTAGGAACCTGGTTTTGTTTAAAAGCCTGCAATGAGTAAGTTCAGCAACAGATTCTAGGGCCATTTTATCGAATAACAGAAGTTGTATGCATATGATTACATTTAAACTGTAGTTTCTCTGTGGATATTAAGTCCAGTGAATGGGGTGGCCCATTTGAAATTACTAAACTAGGTCTATAttttaagagaaaagagaggagtgttttccttaaagaaaaaactatttttctaaaatttttaggCTGATTGTTGGAACACAAGTGAATAGATTTCTGCTCCTGGTTACTGATACTTGATATCCACTCCACTCAAAGGAAATCTGAACACACATTTTTTACCTGTTAGCCAGAATTTCGGTTATGCAGAATACGCTTGAAGAATGGATGTTTATCTTGCAGTTCTTCCAGAATCccactgaaaggaaaaaaaaaagacaagacaaGGGTCTTAAGCCTCCTCCCATAGGTGACGATGGGTTACTAAAATGTCATATTCAAAAGGCACAAGGAAACAAAGCTTTCTTTATACCCAAAGCACTGAAAATGAAGGACCTGAATTACAATTTGAATggtacatttctctctctttttaaaactatatGAAGTAAGACCAACAAAACAGCAGTGAGTTATATAGTATTTTGACACAGCAATCTGTGAAAATATGACACGAAGATGAAATATTTATGAGAAACAGAAGCTGATAAATTCTGTCATCCATAGAAAAACGTCAAAGCAGAGGCAATCCCAGGTCATTTAAATCAGGTCACCAAAGGGACCACACGCAACTTTATTCTCTACATTTTTGGACAATTCCATTACTTGTTATAAACAAACATGTCCTGTTGGGCAATGAGTAGCCAAACTATTTACCTAAGACTCCCCCTAGCTCTTTCTCTGTCACAGAGCTCGCCCCTTCCTGGACAGTGAGTCCTTCATGGGTGCTGTGTTCCTCAGGCCTCCTGGAGTGCTTCGTACAGGTCTCCTCCCCTTCACCAGAGAGTTTGGAGCTACTTCCATCCTCCCTGGGCCCTTGAGtcacctctcccacccccaagggGGGCTCCCAGGTCACTGGGGGAAGAGGGGTTGCCTCATGTCACTTGTAGCCTACACTAATTCTCATCCTTCAGTcagtgagtatttattaaatgcctatttgctaggcactgtagAGAAACCCCTGTGGTCTGGTGCAAGGGCTCTGAACCTGGGGTCACaaatttgggtttaaaaaaaattgataactgtgtttcaatatagcatttcctttgcaatcctaagtattttgttttattcattttaacatgttgttctgagaaagggtctgcTGTCCTCACCAGCACCAAAGGAAGGGGTCTACTACAGAGagaagttaagaacctctgactgACCTAGGGAGCAAGATGGGACTGGAGAGCAGATGAGGCACCCAAGCACAGTGGCACAAGCAGAAAAGGCCATTCAGGATCTGGCATGACCCATCTCTGAGCCCAGGGGACCAAGAAAGGTCAGGCACCAAGGTGGGGTGGAAACTTGGTACCTCAAATTCAGACTGAGAAATTAAAGAGGAAACCTTGAGGCAAGGTCACTGACCTGGATCAGCAAGCCTGGCCTCTTTACAACTCAAAGTTAATGAGTGAATTTGTATCAGAAACCTCGGCCTGTCCtttaatttctctaggccttcatttcctcacctgAGCCACCAGATCTCTGAGgccctctctcccagctctatcATTCTATGACTGGCTGCTGGAGGTCTGAGCAAAGCATGGAAAGAACCCCAAGAACCTACTGTGAAAgttaagaaataaaaagcaggAAGGCTTCTGAATGATTTCCAAAGGCCCATAAAGAGGTTAACGTGGAAGGAAGTTTCCATGGTTCTGACATCTACATATGGAAGAAAGTTTCCAAAGTTTTGGCAACTGAATGTATGTATGTGACTGTCAATGTTTCCATATATGGGAGAGACAGTAACACTTCATTGAAAGAGTCAAGAGACCACGGCTctcttcttggctctgccactaactagttgtgggatactgggcaaatcacttctccctATAGGCATAGGATTTTTCCTCTGCACATAAAATTAGGGGGCTAGATTACATGGTTTCTAAGGTAACTTCTTGCTCCAAGGATCTATGACTTTAGTCATGACTATACAGAAACTAAAAAGGGATTAAGTCCCTTAAACATCTAGGGGGAGTTTGGTGCCCTTTAAGCTGGAGTACTAGAATGCCACAGTCAAATAAACCATCATGGGAGCAAGTGGCTTCATCATGGCCCCAACTCTTTCATTTGGGTCAGTCCAACTTGCAATTCCAGGCACAGTCTCCCATCAAGGGCCCCCAGCCTGTCTTTATTAAAACTACACACTGGGAAGaatcatttaaattatttaaatgtgaCAGAGAGCAGGTTTCTAGCAAAGCCCTCTAAAAATGCTGACACCTATGTATACACAGGGTCCGTCCCAAATCACCAAATTTCGGCAATGGCAATaccctttccttttaaaaactattttttaaaaatcctactaACTCCAGTAAGCCATCAAACAATaagccagcaaacatttattaagcacctactacataccaaatactatgctaagttctggggatacaaagacagagtcaaatagtccctgtcctcaagaatcttacatcctagtggaggagataacatatacatatatcggTATAAACATGACATAGACAAAGCAGGCACCTGCTAACCTCGTATGGGAAAGCAAGAGAAGCTGGGGGTCGGAGTTGAGGCAAGACAGacagactgggaaaggcctcctagcAAAAGCACTTGAACCgagtccttcccctcccccattttatttgttctgaacttaacaaacaccaaataaaacgaACATTTCCACGTACATTGTGGAATAGAAGGGTAGGATTGTCCATGAAACTATGACTCTTatgaagaacttttttttctttttaattaatatgATAGATTCAACATGTACATTTCTAGCTGTCTCACCTCTTTGATTCCTTTTAGTCTTcttcccattttaatttttatttgggggAAACCTATCCCTAATTCCCACTCCTTGCATCCTTTGCAGttgaaaaaaatgacataaaCCTTTCAGCAAATATGTACTGTcaggtgaaacaaatttccatattggtcatgtccaaataTATATGCCTGTCAGAGGTGGTGGGAAGAATACTTTGTCAGTGGCCCTCTGGAACAATATTGTTTTTTGCACTGATCAGAGCTGAACTCCCTCAAGGAGGGTGATCACTCTAAGAAGCAAAGGCaagaagggagagtattccaggtgtGAGGGTCAGGCAGCGCCAAggcagggagaaggggatggaatTAGGCCAGAATGGCTAGTGTGCCTGGGAgcagagtaatgtgtaagaagactggaaggaaagGAGATAGACAGGTGAGGAGAGCATCACATCAACAGAGTTTCTATTTGAGCCTGGGGTAACAGGCAAACACAGGAGTCTGAGTTGGGGGTAACagaggaagatcattttggtggCCAtcagagtggagaaaaggggatggatatGAGAGACATAACAGCTAGAAATAGTAACATACAGCAACTGATGGACATGTGGGGTGAATGATAGCTAGAAGTCAGAGATGATTCAAAGGTTGTCAACCTGGATGCTTGGAAGGTGGTGCCCTCAATCGTAATAGGGGAGTTCAGAAGATGGGTGAGattaaaggtaaaggaaatgaattatgttttaggcatgttgagtttgagttgccTGTGGGATATCTAATTGG
It encodes the following:
- the GJC1 gene encoding gap junction gamma-1 protein; the protein is MSWSFLTRLLEEIHNHSTFVGKIWLTILIVFRIVLTAVGGESIYYDEQSKFVCNTEQPGCENVCYDAFAPLSHVRFWVFQIILVATPSVMYLGYAIHKIAKMEHGEADKKAVRSKPYAMRWKQHRGLEETEEDHEEDPMMYPEMELESEKENKEQSQPKPKHDGRRRIREDGLMKIYVLQLLARTLFEVGFLVGQYLLYGFQVRPFYVCSRVPCPHKIDCFISRPTEKTIFLLIMYGVTGLCLILNIWEMLHLGFGTIRDSLNSKRRELEDSGAYNYPFTWNTPSAPPGYNIVVKPDQIQYTELSNAKIAYKQNKANIAQEQQYGSNEENLPADLEMLQREIKVAQERLDLAIQAYNHQNNRHGPREKKSKAGSKAGSNKSSASSKSGDGKNSVWI